TGCTGGGCTGCCGGATGAGAACGGGAATTATCATGAATCCCCGGATTCCCTGGCCCGTAAGCTGGGCGGCTTCGCAGAGAAGGGCTGGCTGAACATTGCCGGCGGCTGCTGCGGAACGACTCCGGATCATATCCGGGCTATGGCTGAAGTCATGGCGGCCTACCCGCCGCGTAAGCTGGACGGCCAGCATCCTCCGGCTTTGTCGGGGATTGAGCCGGTGTATGTGGAGAGTGAGAACCGTCCATATATGGTCGGTGAACGGACCAATGTCCTCGGTTCCCGGAAGTTTAAGCGTCTAATCGTTGAGGGGAAATATGAGGAAGCTTCGGAGATTGCCCGTGCCCAGGTGAAGAGCGGTGCACAGGTTATCGATGTCTGCGTGCAGGACCCGGACCGGGATGAGACGGAAGATATCATGCGGTTCCTGGAGCTGGTCGTGAAGAAGGTCAAGGTGCCGTTGATGATCGATACGACGGACCCGAAGGTCATTGACTTAGCTTTGCAGTATTGTCAGGGCAAAGCGATCATTAACTCCATTAACCTTGAAGATGGTGAAGAGAAATTCGAGCATGTTACGCCTTTGATTCATAAATATGGAGCGGCGATTGTTGTAGGCACCATCGACGAGACCGGCCAGGCTATCCTGGCTTCAGACAAACTGGAGGTTGCCAAACGTTCCTATGATCTGCTGGTCAACAAATACGGTCTGGCTCCCGAGGATCTGATTTTCGATACCCTGGTGTTCCCTGTTGGAACCGGGGATGAGCAGTATATCGGCTCTGCGAAGGAGACGATTGACGGTATCCGTCTGATCAAGGAGGCCATGCCTGCTGTTCATACGATTCTCGGCATCAGCAATGTCTCCTTCGGTCTGCCGGAAGCCGGCCGCGAGGTGCTGAACTCGGTATTCCTGTACGAGTGCACCAAGGCCGGGCTGGATTATGCCATTGTGAATACCGAGAAGGTGGAGCGGTACGCATCGATTCCTGAAGAGGAGCGCAAGCTCGCTGAAGAGCTGATCTATAATACGAATGACGATACCTTGTCTGCGTTCGTAGCAGCTTTTAGAGGCAAAAAGGTGGAGAAGAAGGAGAAAATCTCCAATCTCTCTTTGGAGGAGCGCCTAGCTTCCTATGTGGTAGAAGGCACTAAGGAGGGTCTGATCCCTGATCTGGATGAAGCACTGAAGACCTCGGCTCCGCTGGAGATCATTAATGGACCGCTGATGGCCGGGATGTCTGAGGTTGGCCGGCTGTTCAATAACAATGAATTAATCGTGGCAGAGGTGCTCCAGAGTGCGGAGGTTATGAAGGCCTCTGTAAGCCATTTGGAGCAGTTCATGCAGAAGGATGAGACTTCGGTTAAGGGGAGAATCATGCTTGCGACCGTCAAGGGTGATGTGCATGATATCGGCAAAAACCTGGTCGAGATTATTCTCTCCAACAACGGTTATGAGATTGTCAATCTGGGGATCAAGGTTCCGCCAGAGAATATTATTGAAGCCTTCCGCAAGGAAAAGGCTGATGCCATCGGCTTGTCGGGACTGCTGGTGAAGTCCGCGCAGCAGATGGTGCTGACTGCGCAGGATCTGCGGTCCGCCGGTATTGATGTGCCGATTATGGTGGGCGGCGCAGCGCTGACCCGCAAATTCACCAAGACCCGAATCCGTCCCGAATATGACGGTCTCGTCTTATACGCGAAGGATGCCATGGACGGTCTGGATATCGCCAACCGGCTGATGAATCCGCTGGAGCGGTTGAAGATTGAGGAGGAGGTCCGCCAGGAGGCTGAGGCTGCCGTAGCTGTCGCTCCGCAAGCTCCGCTTCCCGAGCTGACCCGTGCAGTCCGCTCCAAGATCTCGGCGGATGCTCCTGTGTTCACCCCGCCTGATCTGGAGCGTCATGTCCTGCGGAATTATCCGCTGGGACATGTAATTCCTTATGTGAATATGCAGATGCTGCTCGGCCATCATCTCGGCCTGCGCGGCTCTGTAGAGGCGCAATTGGCAGCGCGTGACCCGCGTACGGTAGAATTGAAAGAGACTGTGGATGATATTCTGCATCAGGCGATGCTCGAAGGCACGATCGTACCGCATGCGATGTACCAGTTCTTCCCGGCCCAGTCCCGCGGGAATGACATTCTGATCTATGATCCGCAGGATCAGGCTAAGGTGCTGCATACCTTCACCTTCCCGCGCCAGAATGTGGAGCCGCATCTCTGCCTTGCAGACTTCCTGAAGCCAGTGGAGAGTGGAGTCATGGACTATGTGGGCTTCCTGGTGGTTACTGCGGGCCATGGCGTCCGTGAATTATCGACGGTGCTTAAGGATAAGGGAGATTATCTCCGTTCGCATGCTCTGCAGGCAGTCGCTCTTGAGGTCGCGGAAGGCCTGGCTGAACGTGTCCATCATATGATGCGCGACACCTGGGGGTTCCCGGACCCGGCAGATATGACCATGAAGCAAAGACACGGTGCACGTTACCAGGGTATCCGGGTATCCTTCGGCTACCCGGCCTGCCCGGATCTGGAGGATCAGGGGCCGTTATTCAAGCTCATGAAGCCTGAGGATATCGGCGTGCAGCTTACCGAGGGCTTCATGATGGAGCCGGAGGCTTCGGTCTCGGCGATGGTCTTTGCCCACCCGGAAGCGCAGTATTTCAATGTGGAGAAGCTCTAAGCCTTCCGCAGATTAACCGGCCGGAAGGGGCCTTGCCCCGACTTTTCGGAACCTCCCGTTACCGGGAGGTTTTTTGCTGCAAATATAAGAATGTATATGTTCACGCTATACGGCAAAGCCGTTTCCGCTTGAAAAGATGCTTTTGCAGCCAAAACAGAGTAGAATTCTTGTCATAAGAATGGTCAAGATCACAAAAAATATTAAAGACATCAGGGAGAGAGAGGAGGGGCATAATGGAAATCTATTTTCTCGGAACGAATGCCGGGGTGCCGACGCTGCAGCGCAATGTGACGTCGGTTGCACTCCGGCTGCTTGAAGAACGGCGTACCTTCTGGATGTTCGACTGCGGGGAAGGGACGCAGCATCAGGTTCTGCGCTCGCCGCTGCGGCTGGGTAAGCTGGAGAAGCTGTTTATCACCCATCTGCACGGTGATCATCTGTTTGGACTGCCCGGACTCATTTCCAGCAGGGGCTACCAGGGCGGAACTTCACCGCTTACGGTGTACGGACCTCCCGGGCTCAAGGCCTATCTGGACATATCGCTGTCCGTCAGCCAGTCCCGCATTCCATATAAGCTGGAGATTGTGGAGCACAGCGGCGGGCTGATTTTTGAGGACGAGACCTTTAAGGTGGAAGCAGGGCTGCTGGAGCACCGGATTGACAGCTATGGCTACCGGGTTACGGAGAAGGACAGCCCGGGTAACCTGAATACGGAGCTGCTGAAGAGCTATGGACTGAAGCCGGGACCGCTGTATGGCCGGTTAAAAAAAGGCGAGGATATCACTACCGATGAAGGTGTGCTGATCCGGGCGGCTGAGGTGATTCATGCGCCTAAGCGCGGACGTATCGTAGTTATTCTGGGAGATACCCGGCCTTGTGCGGGTTCACTGCCGCTGGCACAGGATGCCGATTTGATTATTCATGAGGCCACATTTGCCCATGAACTGGCGGATATGGCTTATCAATATCATCACAGCACAGCACGGCAAGCTGCGGAGCTGGCGCGGAAGGCAGGCGGGGCTGAGCTGCTGCTGACCCACTTCAGCTCGCGGTATACTTCACAGGAGGAGCTCGCTCCGCTGCTGAAGGAAGCGCAGGAGATCTTCCCGAATACACTGCTTGCAGAGGAATTCTGCACCTTTCCGGTCTACCGGAGAACCCCGGGAAATGACGCTGGGGACTGAATTATTTTCCGGGAAAGCGCAGGAAATGACAGGCCTGTGCCAAAAATAGCCGGGGGCTGCAGGCGTTCGCTAGCGTTCGACGAAGAATGTTAAATTTAAAGTAAAAGCTGAGGATTAAGCGTACGAAGCAGTAGAGAAAATGCCGAAATAAAGCGGTTAAAAATCGCAGGCAGGCGGGTAATAAATCCCTTCGCAGCGCGCTTCCATGAGAAGCTGCCGCTGCTCTGAAATATAGTTCATAGGATTAATGATAAATAAGATGAACTATTTAGTTCAAGTCGACAGGAGGAGTTATGAACAATATCGGAGGCTTGTTAATTGATCTGGACGGCACCCTGTATCATGGCGGAAGAATGATTCCCGGGGCCCAGGGGCTGATCGCTGCGCTTCGTGCAGCGGAGATTCCGTTCCTGTATGTGACGAACAATTCATCAAGAACACCAGCCAGTGTAGCTGCACATTTGCGCGGAATGGGTATTGAAGCAAGACCTGAGGAGGTCTGCACTTCATCCCTGGCTGCGGCCCGTTATATTGCCGGAGAATCTCCTGGAGCATCCGTGGCGATACTTGGAGAAGAGGGGCTGGTGGAAGCCTGCACGGAGGCAGGGCTTACTCTGGTCACCGAGCATCCGCAGGTTGTCGTGCAGGGAATCGACCGTTCTTTTACATATGAAGCACTGACCCGGGCTTCGCGCTGGATCCGGGAAGGGGCCAGATTCGTCCTGACCAACCCCGACCTGATGCTTCCCTCCGATGATGGAGTGATGCCTGGTGCAGGTA
The window above is part of the Paenibacillus sp. FSL H8-0048 genome. Proteins encoded here:
- the rnz gene encoding ribonuclease Z; translation: MEIYFLGTNAGVPTLQRNVTSVALRLLEERRTFWMFDCGEGTQHQVLRSPLRLGKLEKLFITHLHGDHLFGLPGLISSRGYQGGTSPLTVYGPPGLKAYLDISLSVSQSRIPYKLEIVEHSGGLIFEDETFKVEAGLLEHRIDSYGYRVTEKDSPGNLNTELLKSYGLKPGPLYGRLKKGEDITTDEGVLIRAAEVIHAPKRGRIVVILGDTRPCAGSLPLAQDADLIIHEATFAHELADMAYQYHHSTARQAAELARKAGGAELLLTHFSSRYTSQEELAPLLKEAQEIFPNTLLAEEFCTFPVYRRTPGNDAGD
- a CDS encoding TIGR01457 family HAD-type hydrolase, with amino-acid sequence MNNIGGLLIDLDGTLYHGGRMIPGAQGLIAALRAAEIPFLYVTNNSSRTPASVAAHLRGMGIEARPEEVCTSSLAAARYIAGESPGASVAILGEEGLVEACTEAGLTLVTEHPQVVVQGIDRSFTYEALTRASRWIREGARFVLTNPDLMLPSDDGVMPGAGTIGAAIEAASGVAPVVIGKPETHLVTYATSLLGIKPEDAVMVGDNMRTDILAGANAGCRTVLVLTGLTTRDNLEHYQQLTGVKPDEICADLAELMVLLGV
- the metH gene encoding methionine synthase, with translation MGTMIQQVPLTGEDFGGDDLDGCNEMLVLTRPEVIQDIHEKYLEAGADLIETNTFGATSVVLAEYDIQDRAREINLAAARLARNAADKYDRPQRPRYVVGAMGPTTKTLSVTGGVTFKELVDSYEEQAVALIDGKVDALLLETSQDTLNVKAGSIGIRNAFEKSGITLPVMISGTIEPMGTTLAGQNIEAFYISLEHLKPVSIGLNCATGPEFMRDHIRSLSAISSAAVSCYPNAGLPDENGNYHESPDSLARKLGGFAEKGWLNIAGGCCGTTPDHIRAMAEVMAAYPPRKLDGQHPPALSGIEPVYVESENRPYMVGERTNVLGSRKFKRLIVEGKYEEASEIARAQVKSGAQVIDVCVQDPDRDETEDIMRFLELVVKKVKVPLMIDTTDPKVIDLALQYCQGKAIINSINLEDGEEKFEHVTPLIHKYGAAIVVGTIDETGQAILASDKLEVAKRSYDLLVNKYGLAPEDLIFDTLVFPVGTGDEQYIGSAKETIDGIRLIKEAMPAVHTILGISNVSFGLPEAGREVLNSVFLYECTKAGLDYAIVNTEKVERYASIPEEERKLAEELIYNTNDDTLSAFVAAFRGKKVEKKEKISNLSLEERLASYVVEGTKEGLIPDLDEALKTSAPLEIINGPLMAGMSEVGRLFNNNELIVAEVLQSAEVMKASVSHLEQFMQKDETSVKGRIMLATVKGDVHDIGKNLVEIILSNNGYEIVNLGIKVPPENIIEAFRKEKADAIGLSGLLVKSAQQMVLTAQDLRSAGIDVPIMVGGAALTRKFTKTRIRPEYDGLVLYAKDAMDGLDIANRLMNPLERLKIEEEVRQEAEAAVAVAPQAPLPELTRAVRSKISADAPVFTPPDLERHVLRNYPLGHVIPYVNMQMLLGHHLGLRGSVEAQLAARDPRTVELKETVDDILHQAMLEGTIVPHAMYQFFPAQSRGNDILIYDPQDQAKVLHTFTFPRQNVEPHLCLADFLKPVESGVMDYVGFLVVTAGHGVRELSTVLKDKGDYLRSHALQAVALEVAEGLAERVHHMMRDTWGFPDPADMTMKQRHGARYQGIRVSFGYPACPDLEDQGPLFKLMKPEDIGVQLTEGFMMEPEASVSAMVFAHPEAQYFNVEKL